From one Tachysurus vachellii isolate PV-2020 chromosome 23, HZAU_Pvac_v1, whole genome shotgun sequence genomic stretch:
- the anp32a gene encoding acidic leucine-rich nuclear phosphoprotein 32 family member A has protein sequence MDMKKRIHLELRNRTPSDVKELVLDNCRSNEGKIEGLTDEFEELEFLSTINVGLTSVANLPKLNKLKKLELSDNRISGGLEVLAEKCPNLTHLNLSGNKIKDLSTIEPLKKLESLKSLDLFNCEVTNLNDYRENVFKLLPQLTYLDGYDKEDKEAPDSDTEAYVEGLDDEEDEDDEVDEEEYDEDAAPGDEDEEEGDEEDEEEGEEEEEEDVSGEEEEEEDLNDGEVDDEDDYEEERGQKRKRELDEEGEEDDD, from the exons ATGGACATGAAGAAGAGGATTCACCTGGAATTGCGTAACCGAACGCCGTCGGAC GTGAAAGAACTCGTGCTCGACAACTGCCGGTCAAATGAAGGCAAAATCGAAGGCCTTACAGACGAGTTCGAGGAGCTGGAGTTTCTAAGTACAATCAACGTTGGCTTAACTTCAGTCGCCAACTTGCCCAAGCTTAACAAACTCAAAAAG CTCGAGCTTAGCGATAACAGAATCTCGGGTGGTTTGGAGGTACTGGCAGAGAAATGTCCCAATCTCACCCATCTCAACCTCAGTGGCAACAAGATCAAAGATCTCAGCACCATTGAACCACTG AAAAAATTGGAAAGCCTCAAAAGTTTAGACCTGTTCAACTGCGAGGTGACAAACTTAAACGACTACAGAGAAAACGTCTTTAAGCTACTGCCTCAGTTGACGTATCTCGATGGCTATGACAAAGAGGATAAAGAGGCACCTGACTCTGACACAGAGGCCTACGTTGAGGGATTGGATGacgaagaagatgaagatgatg AAGTAGACGAGGAGGAGTACGATGAAGATGCAGCTCCcggagatgaagatgaagaagaaggagatgaggaagatgaagaggaaggggaggaagaagaggaggaagatgtCAGTGGAGAG gaggaagaggaagaagacttAAATGACGGGGAAGTTGATGACGAAGATGACTACG AGGAAGAGAGGGGACAAAAGAGGAAAAGGGAGTTGGATGAAGAAGGAGAGGAGGATGATGACTGA